One Elusimicrobiota bacterium genomic window carries:
- a CDS encoding aspartate aminotransferase family protein, with translation MSRQTLLASWDKRYVWHPFTQQAEWTSREPIIIESGNGVWLKDVRGRKLLDGVSSLWVNVLGHNHPKLNRAIHQQLSKIAHATFLGLTHEPAIRLAKRLTELAPRGLSRVFYSDNGSTSVEIALKMAYQYWQLQGQPAKHKFVSLKEGYHGDTIGSVSVGGIDLFHARFRDLLFEGFQVDPFFSRLPKSSSPAGSGGGSIIGSERPLGPPTGTLGGDGKGDQMAEILRRHHKQIAAVIMEPLVQGASGMRVMPKGTLAHVARLCRRYDVLLIVDEVATGFGRTGTMFACEQEKVSPDFLCVSKSITGGYLPLAATLTREKIYKIFLGRYEEFKHFFHGHTYTANPLACAVALANLDLFKETNLLTHVRRRARQLFENLGEYSSHPHVKEVRQVGLMAGLELIDDKQRGIPYPPEDRMGLKACDAAIRRGVWLRPLGDVVVLMPPLAISEKEMNFLTRVVKESIDSVTS, from the coding sequence ATGTCCCGGCAAACGCTCCTGGCGAGCTGGGACAAACGCTACGTCTGGCATCCGTTTACCCAGCAAGCCGAATGGACCAGCCGTGAGCCCATCATCATTGAGTCCGGAAACGGGGTCTGGTTAAAAGATGTCCGCGGACGAAAACTGCTGGACGGGGTTTCCTCCCTCTGGGTCAATGTGCTTGGTCATAACCATCCGAAACTGAATCGGGCCATTCATCAGCAGCTTTCCAAGATCGCCCATGCGACGTTCCTGGGACTCACCCATGAACCAGCCATTCGCCTGGCCAAGCGCCTGACAGAGCTGGCCCCGAGGGGATTGTCGCGCGTGTTTTATTCCGACAACGGCTCCACCTCTGTTGAGATTGCGTTGAAAATGGCTTACCAATATTGGCAGCTTCAAGGCCAGCCGGCAAAACATAAATTCGTATCGCTGAAAGAGGGATATCACGGGGACACGATCGGCTCCGTATCCGTCGGAGGCATTGATTTGTTCCATGCGCGGTTCCGAGATCTCCTGTTTGAAGGGTTTCAAGTGGACCCGTTTTTTAGCCGCCTGCCTAAGTCGTCATCCCCCGCGGGTTCTGGCGGGGGATCCATCATCGGCAGTGAACGACCTCTTGGACCCCCGACAGGGACACTCGGGGGTGACGGAAAGGGCGACCAGATGGCCGAGATTCTTCGCCGGCACCATAAGCAGATTGCCGCCGTAATCATGGAGCCGCTCGTCCAAGGGGCTTCCGGAATGCGCGTGATGCCCAAAGGGACTCTGGCCCATGTGGCGCGGCTGTGCCGTCGCTACGACGTTTTGCTGATTGTCGATGAGGTAGCCACGGGTTTTGGCCGGACTGGGACGATGTTTGCCTGTGAGCAAGAGAAGGTTTCACCGGATTTTCTGTGCGTATCGAAGAGTATCACGGGAGGATACCTGCCGTTGGCCGCGACTCTGACCCGGGAAAAGATCTACAAGATATTTTTAGGACGGTATGAGGAGTTTAAACATTTCTTCCACGGACACACTTATACGGCGAATCCCCTCGCGTGTGCCGTCGCGCTGGCGAATCTGGATCTTTTTAAAGAAACAAATCTTTTGACCCATGTGCGACGCCGTGCACGACAGCTCTTCGAAAACTTAGGCGAGTATTCCTCTCATCCCCATGTCAAAGAAGTCCGCCAGGTCGGGCTCATGGCCGGTCTTGAGCTGATTGACGACAAACAGCGAGGAATCCCTTACCCGCCCGAAGATCGTATGGGGCTGAAGGCCTGCGACGCCGCCATCCGACGGGGCGTCTGGCTGCGTCCCCTGGGCGACGTCGTGGTCCTGATGCCGCCCCTGGCGATCTCAGAAAAAGAGATGAACTTCCTCACCCGTGTCGTCAAAGAATCCATCGATTCGGTTACGTCATAA
- a CDS encoding cyclic nucleotide-binding domain-containing protein yields MIKWLKNLFLDPEFSRKREFLKRVSLFHGISRREFGTLFQSLVVRDYHPGEVLCQEGDIGRALFILEQGQVEVVRRGPNDEPLRIALLKGGDYFGEMSLIDEQPRTATVVATEPVRAYLLYKTEIDKLLRQAPHIGAAVMAHLATLLAVRLRAVMSRVPFSLDSTDTAEPKKRIREVL; encoded by the coding sequence ATGATTAAATGGCTTAAGAATCTTTTTCTCGATCCGGAGTTCAGCCGCAAGCGTGAATTCCTGAAACGCGTGTCGCTTTTTCACGGGATTTCCCGGCGCGAGTTCGGCACATTGTTCCAATCTCTGGTCGTCCGTGACTACCATCCGGGGGAAGTCCTCTGTCAGGAAGGGGATATCGGCCGGGCGCTCTTTATTCTGGAACAGGGTCAGGTGGAGGTGGTTCGCCGCGGTCCCAACGATGAACCGCTGCGGATCGCTCTCTTAAAGGGTGGTGATTACTTCGGGGAGATGTCGCTGATTGACGAGCAGCCCCGCACCGCAACGGTTGTGGCGACCGAGCCGGTCCGTGCGTATCTCCTATACAAAACCGAAATCGATAAACTCCTTCGCCAAGCGCCGCATATCGGGGCGGCTGTCATGGCCCATCTGGCCACGCTTCTGGCGGTGCGGCTGCGCGCCGTGATGAGTCGTGTTCCGTTTTCGCTGGATTCGACAGACACCGCAGAACCTAAAAAGCGGATTCGCGAAGTCTTATGA
- a CDS encoding AI-2E family transporter — protein MIPGSFPFGKYLIPSLLLAAIGYLLFKVQDILLPFILGMTLAYLISPLVRFFEVQGLRRRPVAILIFGGLLTLFSFGTYLTVNLASQEASKAAQELPRYVERGQRMFRDLQVWAARPSEKHSEPSGYLKRMVSNPALLDQINAHGRTLPDTLLRMTPTLASHVLPFVEMLFLVPLIAFFLLLEGPALLENVLRLVSARYVEMFLNIIFEIDNTMGNYVRGLCLKSFLVGLVALAGFWLIGLDYSIQLAGLAALTNVVPIFGPLVAGVLAVLVAFFQWGTLAGVLKVTAVCIALRLIDDGILQMVVFKNSVELHPIWILFSLMAGGALWGIWGLLFGMPLACLVKVLLGVLWEWYRSEYGLRYDDTPAEISHIPLI, from the coding sequence ATGATCCCCGGCTCCTTCCCGTTCGGAAAGTACCTGATCCCCTCGCTGCTCCTGGCCGCCATCGGTTACCTGCTGTTCAAAGTTCAGGATATCCTGCTGCCTTTCATTCTCGGGATGACGCTGGCCTATTTGATTTCACCCCTCGTGCGCTTTTTCGAGGTCCAGGGGCTGCGGCGCCGGCCGGTCGCCATACTCATCTTCGGCGGTCTTTTAACGTTGTTTTCGTTTGGAACGTATCTGACGGTGAACCTGGCCAGCCAAGAGGCGTCCAAGGCCGCGCAGGAGCTTCCTCGTTATGTGGAACGGGGGCAACGGATGTTTCGCGATCTTCAAGTATGGGCCGCCAGACCATCGGAAAAGCACTCCGAACCGTCCGGCTATTTAAAGCGGATGGTCAGCAATCCCGCCCTCCTGGACCAGATCAACGCGCACGGGCGGACGCTGCCGGACACCTTGCTCCGGATGACCCCGACTCTGGCCAGCCACGTTTTACCGTTCGTGGAGATGTTGTTTCTCGTTCCGCTGATCGCTTTCTTCCTTCTTTTGGAGGGCCCGGCGCTTCTGGAGAACGTTTTGCGGCTGGTGTCCGCGCGCTATGTCGAAATGTTCCTCAACATCATTTTTGAGATCGACAATACCATGGGGAATTATGTGCGCGGATTGTGCTTGAAATCCTTTCTCGTCGGGTTGGTGGCTCTGGCGGGTTTCTGGTTGATCGGTCTGGATTATTCCATCCAATTGGCCGGGCTGGCGGCGCTGACAAACGTTGTTCCGATCTTTGGGCCGCTCGTGGCCGGCGTCTTGGCGGTCCTGGTTGCCTTTTTCCAATGGGGAACACTGGCCGGTGTTTTGAAAGTCACGGCGGTGTGCATCGCTTTGCGTCTGATCGATGATGGAATCCTACAGATGGTGGTGTTTAAAAACTCCGTTGAGCTGCACCCAATCTGGATTCTTTTCTCGTTGATGGCCGGCGGAGCGCTCTGGGGGATCTGGGGGCTCCTGTTTGGTATGCCGCTGGCGTGCCTGGTGAAGGTGCTTCTGGGTGTTCTCTGGGAGTGGTACCGCTCGGAGTACGGTCTCCGTTACGATGACACCCCCGCCGAAATTTCGCACATTCCGCTTATTTAG
- a CDS encoding MauE/DoxX family redox-associated membrane protein, with protein MAMTVLALLLRLLIGGVLCYAGFEKAIASSAEFAAVIQAYRLLPNALAIPLASSLPWLEMWIGTFLIFGYFTRRTAGLAAGLFAVLITAVGSTLLRHIDLASCGCFGSDRLSPRWTILLDFSLLAGSIVLIWLTRRTDRFAVDSFLKAK; from the coding sequence ATGGCGATGACTGTTTTAGCGTTGCTGCTTCGGCTCTTGATCGGCGGAGTTCTGTGTTACGCGGGCTTTGAAAAAGCCATCGCTTCATCGGCGGAGTTCGCCGCGGTGATTCAGGCATACCGCCTTCTTCCGAATGCGCTGGCGATCCCGCTCGCCAGCAGCCTGCCGTGGCTGGAGATGTGGATCGGGACGTTTTTGATTTTCGGCTATTTTACCCGCCGGACGGCTGGGCTCGCGGCCGGACTCTTTGCCGTTCTCATAACCGCCGTCGGATCAACTCTCCTCCGGCACATCGACCTGGCCTCCTGCGGCTGCTTCGGTTCCGATAGGCTCTCGCCCCGTTGGACCATCCTGTTGGATTTTAGTCTTCTGGCCGGAAGTATCGTCCTGATCTGGCTCACCCGCCGGACCGACCGGTTTGCGGTGGATTCGTTCCTGAAAGCTAAATAA
- a CDS encoding thioredoxin domain-containing protein yields the protein MILPVIAVTAVKRSEWGSILTAPANRQTGDPHAKLLIVEYSDFQCPSCAVVNPATHRLLEIYRGKVHLVYKYYPLTKIHRNALPAAVAAQCAANQNRFWPYADRLFATQASWAPLTDPATSFIAIANELALDLPHFNTCRADPLQKEVVLRDADEARKRQIHSTPTFLIGDERLVGKSIESDGARAIEKALWR from the coding sequence ATGATACTGCCAGTCATCGCCGTGACAGCGGTCAAACGATCGGAGTGGGGCTCAATCCTGACCGCTCCGGCCAACCGACAGACGGGCGATCCTCACGCGAAACTTTTAATCGTCGAATACTCCGACTTCCAGTGCCCGAGTTGTGCGGTGGTAAACCCTGCGACCCACCGGCTTCTCGAGATCTACCGGGGAAAAGTTCACTTAGTTTACAAATATTACCCATTAACCAAGATTCATCGCAACGCTCTCCCGGCCGCCGTGGCCGCCCAATGTGCCGCCAACCAAAACCGGTTTTGGCCTTATGCGGACCGCCTTTTTGCCACACAAGCGTCGTGGGCACCCTTGACGGATCCCGCCACGAGTTTCATCGCTATCGCGAACGAGCTGGCTCTGGACCTGCCCCATTTCAACACCTGCCGGGCGGATCCACTGCAGAAGGAAGTGGTTCTCCGAGACGCTGACGAAGCACGCAAGCGCCAGATCCATTCCACCCCGACCTTTCTGATCGGCGATGAACGTCTGGTTGGCAAAAGCATTGAGTCTGACGGCGCGCGCGCCATTGAGAAGGCGTTATGGCGATGA
- a CDS encoding EAL domain-containing protein, translated as MPKKIKKRQGSSRRELLSSTEELLLDHAYHDSLTGLPNRILFDYRLRETLVRAREQGALTAVLTVDVDRLKNTNHIYDYRIGDALLEQMAQRLRCCVGPQTLLARLGGDEFLIALTVSEVQQATQMVHQILEAIRPPFSFDGDEHYVTVSVGVSLYPLDGDTAETLLRNAETALERVKKDGKNNFQFYTAAMSSNAIRRLTLESSLRRALKHQEFVLHYQPQVDLRSGKIVGVEALIRWEVPGYGLVPPVEFIPIAEEAGLIVPMGEWVLRTACTQHCAWRQMGLPILSVAVNLSARQFHEQDLAKTIGQVIRSVGMEARFLELEITESYAMQNADYTISVLRDLKEKGIRLSIDDFGTGYSSLSYLKQFPIDALKIDRSFVKDLSADPHDAAIASAIIVLAHNLGLEVVAEGVETLEQLAILRKQQCDRMQGYLFSRPVPAAELEAMVRAGKWLPGKSIDSALAREK; from the coding sequence ATGCCGAAAAAGATTAAAAAGCGGCAGGGATCATCCCGCCGCGAGTTGCTTTCTTCTACGGAAGAGTTGCTGCTCGATCACGCTTACCATGATTCCTTGACGGGTTTGCCGAACCGCATTCTCTTTGACTACCGGCTCCGAGAGACACTCGTTCGCGCCCGCGAGCAGGGGGCGTTGACCGCGGTTTTAACAGTCGATGTCGACCGCCTGAAAAACACGAACCATATTTATGACTACCGAATAGGCGATGCCCTTCTGGAACAGATGGCCCAACGCCTGCGCTGTTGCGTGGGGCCCCAAACGCTTCTGGCCCGCCTGGGTGGGGATGAGTTTTTGATCGCGCTGACGGTTTCGGAGGTTCAGCAGGCCACTCAAATGGTTCATCAGATTCTGGAAGCGATTCGTCCGCCGTTTTCCTTCGACGGGGACGAACACTATGTGACGGTGAGTGTCGGCGTCAGTCTGTATCCGCTCGACGGAGACACCGCGGAGACGCTCCTGCGCAACGCGGAGACAGCGCTGGAGCGCGTCAAGAAGGACGGGAAAAACAATTTCCAATTTTATACCGCCGCCATGAGCAGCAACGCCATTCGCCGCCTGACCCTGGAAAGCAGTCTCCGGCGGGCCCTCAAACACCAGGAATTCGTGCTGCACTACCAGCCCCAGGTGGACCTGCGCAGCGGAAAAATCGTCGGGGTGGAAGCCCTCATCCGGTGGGAAGTGCCGGGCTACGGGCTCGTTCCTCCGGTGGAGTTTATTCCTATCGCAGAGGAAGCGGGGTTGATCGTGCCGATGGGCGAGTGGGTGCTCCGCACCGCCTGTACCCAGCATTGCGCCTGGCGGCAGATGGGACTTCCGATATTGTCCGTCGCCGTGAACCTGTCCGCCCGGCAGTTTCATGAACAGGACCTTGCTAAAACCATCGGCCAGGTCATCCGGTCCGTTGGAATGGAAGCCCGCTTTTTGGAACTGGAAATCACCGAAAGTTATGCGATGCAAAACGCCGACTACACGATATCGGTTCTGCGCGACCTGAAAGAAAAAGGCATTCGATTGTCCATTGATGATTTCGGGACCGGCTATTCCTCCCTCAGCTATTTGAAGCAATTCCCGATCGATGCCTTGAAGATCGACCGATCCTTCGTGAAGGATCTTTCCGCGGATCCCCATGATGCGGCCATCGCTTCGGCGATTATCGTTTTAGCGCATAATTTAGGACTGGAAGTGGTCGCGGAGGGAGTTGAAACGCTGGAGCAACTGGCCATCCTTCGCAAGCAGCAATGCGACCGGATGCAGGGCTATTTGTTCAGCCGGCCGGTTCCTGCGGCTGAGCTGGAGGCCATGGTCCGTGCCGGTAAATGGCTTCCGGGCAAGTCGATTGATTCAGCGCTTGCCCGAGAGAAGTAA
- a CDS encoding EAL domain-containing protein has protein sequence MSIPLQVIIIEDSEADALLLVQILRRGGYDPFCERVDNGPALSAALARRSWDIVIADHSMPQFNSIAALKIIKEGGLDIPFIIVSAHISEDEAAEVMHLGAKDYVMKENLTRLCPAIDRELREAQDRRDRRRAEATVQHQAYYDPLTDLPNRLMFTDRLTMAVAQASHNRKMLAVLFVDLDRFKTIVDTLGHTVGDRVLRGVAGRLQNCLEENDTLARLGGDEFVVLLPEILRADQAVKLAQKILDVLKPSFLFSGQELHITTSIGIALYPYDGEDADTLLKNADTALYRAKEQGRDNYQLYTPAMNSRAFERLALENSLRKAIERSEFLLHYQPQVNMQTNAIVGMEALLRWQHPDLGLVYPAEFIPLAEETGLIVPMGECVIRMACAQAKAWQVDGLPPLTVAVNLSARQFQHHDLVETVARILKETELDPRWLEVEITESVAMQNVDYTMVILKELKEMGILIAVDDFGTGHSSLSYLKKFPINTLKIDQSFIRDLNQGDNDAAIANAVIVLAHSMKLRVIAEGVETPEQETFLREHHCDQFQGYLFAHPVPAAVFESLLRQHLQKTA, from the coding sequence ATGAGCATTCCCCTGCAGGTCATCATTATCGAGGACTCCGAGGCCGATGCGCTCTTGCTGGTCCAGATCCTTAGAAGAGGTGGCTATGACCCCTTCTGCGAGCGAGTGGATAACGGTCCAGCCCTGAGCGCCGCCCTGGCCCGCCGCAGTTGGGACATTGTCATCGCCGACCACTCCATGCCTCAATTTAATTCCATCGCCGCTTTAAAAATAATCAAAGAAGGAGGGCTTGATATTCCTTTTATCATTGTTTCGGCGCATATCAGCGAGGACGAGGCCGCGGAAGTGATGCATCTAGGCGCCAAAGACTATGTCATGAAGGAGAATTTGACGCGGCTTTGTCCGGCCATTGACCGGGAGCTAAGAGAAGCGCAGGACCGCCGGGATCGCCGGCGAGCCGAAGCCACGGTGCAGCATCAAGCCTATTACGATCCGCTGACGGATCTTCCGAACCGGCTGATGTTTACCGACCGGTTAACGATGGCGGTGGCGCAGGCCAGCCATAATCGAAAAATGCTGGCGGTTCTGTTCGTCGATCTGGACCGTTTCAAAACGATCGTGGATACGCTGGGGCATACGGTCGGGGACCGCGTTTTGCGCGGGGTGGCCGGGCGGCTTCAGAACTGCCTGGAGGAAAACGATACCCTGGCCCGCCTGGGCGGGGATGAGTTTGTGGTGCTCCTGCCTGAGATCCTGCGGGCGGATCAGGCGGTCAAATTGGCCCAGAAAATTTTAGATGTTCTGAAACCCTCCTTCCTATTCAGCGGGCAGGAACTGCATATTACCACCAGTATCGGTATCGCGTTGTATCCCTACGATGGAGAAGATGCCGATACCCTCCTGAAAAACGCCGATACCGCCCTGTATCGCGCCAAAGAACAGGGACGGGATAACTATCAGCTCTACACGCCGGCCATGAATTCGAGGGCGTTCGAGCGCTTGGCTCTGGAAAACAGCCTTCGAAAAGCCATTGAACGCAGCGAATTTCTGCTGCACTACCAGCCCCAGGTGAATATGCAAACCAACGCCATCGTCGGGATGGAGGCGCTCTTGCGCTGGCAGCATCCGGACCTGGGGCTCGTGTATCCGGCGGAGTTTATCCCGCTGGCGGAGGAAACAGGGTTGATCGTGCCGATGGGTGAATGTGTGATTCGCATGGCCTGCGCCCAGGCCAAAGCCTGGCAGGTGGACGGGCTTCCCCCCTTGACGGTGGCGGTGAACCTCTCGGCCCGGCAGTTCCAGCACCATGATCTAGTCGAGACTGTGGCGCGGATTTTGAAAGAGACGGAACTCGACCCCCGCTGGCTGGAAGTGGAGATTACGGAAAGCGTCGCGATGCAGAACGTCGACTATACGATGGTCATCCTGAAAGAATTGAAGGAAATGGGCATCCTGATTGCCGTCGATGACTTCGGGACCGGCCATTCGTCTTTGAGTTACCTGAAAAAATTTCCGATTAATACATTAAAAATAGACCAATCCTTTATCCGCGACCTGAACCAGGGAGACAATGATGCGGCCATTGCCAACGCGGTCATTGTCCTGGCTCACAGCATGAAGCTTCGCGTAATCGCCGAAGGTGTTGAAACGCCTGAGCAGGAAACTTTCTTAAGAGAACATCACTGTGACCAGTTCCAGGGCTATCTTTTTGCCCACCCCGTACCCGCGGCTGTATTTGAGTCTCTTCTCCGGCAACATCTCCAGAAAACAGCTTGA
- a CDS encoding GGDEF domain-containing protein: MMTQQRTVAFLLPGMLLFFGLTVMLFRLPAEYPLISLLFTAFVLATALAISLEMASIFGVLVTLIELGGLGMVQGQDKAWLAGQMALMWISVYVAHRFILRDLNDDGTCAEALRQRQQAMISLQREKESLAKRWIELQNQAALRQHLSNAVHQLASLMDPVMVRQRLMEFVRSTINQGTIHYFAGNAPRDLLDKWVMERKLSLLVTDISQDSRFKLVRSTNEVRSVLAAPIVVERQMVGIIRLNGFEPGMFSVGDLRILEALSLLASLALENLQLLARLQEGAIRDNLTGLYTHRFFEERLNEEILRAGRYHTEFCLLMMDIDHFKRYNDTYGHAAGDQVLVRVSQVLQQIARPVDLLARYGGEEFVLILPQTDLSQAREIAERIRQSIEGQSFQFGPEATMQEHVTISVGVSGFPQEATIASQLVRVADYRLYQAKEGGRNRVVG, translated from the coding sequence ATGATGACGCAACAGCGTACCGTGGCATTCCTGCTCCCAGGGATGCTTCTCTTTTTTGGTTTGACGGTCATGCTTTTCCGCCTGCCGGCGGAGTATCCCCTCATCAGCCTGCTCTTCACCGCTTTTGTCCTGGCCACGGCGCTGGCCATCTCCCTTGAAATGGCTTCCATCTTCGGCGTTCTGGTGACGCTGATTGAACTGGGCGGCCTCGGGATGGTGCAGGGACAGGACAAGGCCTGGCTGGCGGGGCAGATGGCTTTGATGTGGATCTCGGTGTATGTGGCGCATCGGTTTATTCTCCGGGATCTCAACGACGACGGGACTTGCGCGGAGGCCCTGCGCCAGAGACAGCAGGCCATGATTTCCCTGCAGAGGGAGAAGGAATCGCTGGCCAAGCGATGGATCGAACTGCAGAACCAGGCGGCTCTCCGGCAGCACTTGTCGAACGCGGTGCACCAGCTGGCCAGTCTCATGGATCCGGTGATGGTCCGGCAGCGGCTCATGGAGTTTGTCCGCTCGACCATCAACCAGGGAACGATTCATTACTTCGCCGGCAACGCGCCGCGGGATCTTCTCGATAAGTGGGTGATGGAACGGAAACTCTCGTTGCTGGTCACCGATATTTCGCAGGACAGCCGTTTCAAGCTGGTCCGCTCCACGAACGAAGTGCGGTCCGTGCTGGCCGCGCCCATCGTGGTGGAACGCCAAATGGTGGGAATTATCCGCCTGAATGGATTTGAACCCGGCATGTTTTCCGTCGGGGATTTACGGATTCTGGAAGCGCTCTCGCTTCTGGCGTCTCTGGCGCTGGAAAATCTCCAGCTCCTGGCCCGCCTGCAGGAGGGGGCGATTCGCGATAATCTCACGGGATTGTATACGCATCGCTTTTTTGAAGAGCGTTTGAACGAGGAAATCCTACGGGCCGGACGCTACCACACCGAGTTCTGCCTGCTGATGATGGATATCGACCATTTTAAACGCTACAACGACACTTACGGACATGCCGCCGGAGACCAGGTGCTGGTGCGGGTTTCACAGGTGCTGCAGCAGATCGCGCGTCCGGTGGATCTGCTGGCCCGTTACGGAGGCGAGGAGTTTGTGCTGATCCTTCCCCAGACGGACCTGTCGCAGGCCCGCGAAATTGCGGAGCGCATCCGGCAGTCGATTGAGGGCCAATCGTTCCAGTTCGGTCCGGAAGCCACGATGCAGGAGCATGTCACGATCAGCGTCGGGGTTTCCGGTTTTCCTCAGGAGGCGACGATCGCCAGCCAGCTGGTCCGCGTCGCGGATTACCGGCTCTATCAAGCCAAAGAAGGGGGGAGAAACAGAGTTGTCGGATAA
- a CDS encoding GGDEF domain-containing protein, with translation MIGFYTWMFTAGLVLALGLVYWFGVAGWVVSAILLVGGWSAVAMNGTSDPAILAVQVLVAVFVMWFSLRWTLRHQSWQERSAKDQAESDEKQRVVQTAIQDIREKIAAKAAEVEKGLKQYELVKKLAEAVSLEEMTPSLERSLKYFFRAEGWALYLTNERGELQQVQRRGITPDPRAEDLPKQEPYLHTFVIQGDVDQGRCVWALGLPLWRLHERVGLLLIRLPEFSPDQQAAILAEANTFAVQLIFAMAKAKLYQELEGRSRTDGLTGLSRRGPFEERLKEEVARAQSFRSTFSILMIDIDHFKNLNDTYGHQVGDEVLRTVAQRIREGLYETDVIARYGGEEFVCLLPRSDPAGLRIKADQIRQRVGAQSYVIGLEAIQVTISIGIAHFPQDGATAQAVMAAADRALYAAKDAGRNCVVEAASVSS, from the coding sequence ATGATCGGCTTCTACACATGGATGTTTACGGCGGGACTCGTGCTGGCGCTGGGGCTGGTGTACTGGTTCGGCGTGGCCGGCTGGGTCGTGAGCGCGATTCTTCTGGTTGGTGGGTGGTCGGCCGTGGCGATGAACGGAACGAGCGATCCGGCGATTCTGGCGGTGCAGGTCCTGGTGGCTGTTTTTGTGATGTGGTTCAGCCTGCGCTGGACCTTGCGACATCAATCCTGGCAAGAGCGCTCGGCCAAAGACCAGGCGGAATCCGACGAAAAGCAACGGGTGGTGCAAACCGCGATTCAGGATATCCGGGAGAAAATCGCGGCCAAGGCTGCTGAAGTCGAAAAAGGTTTAAAACAGTACGAACTGGTTAAGAAACTGGCGGAGGCGGTTTCTCTGGAAGAAATGACGCCAAGCCTGGAGCGATCCCTGAAGTATTTCTTCCGTGCGGAAGGCTGGGCGCTCTATCTCACGAATGAACGGGGTGAACTGCAGCAGGTCCAGCGGCGAGGCATCACCCCCGATCCCAGGGCTGAAGATTTGCCCAAACAAGAACCTTATTTGCATACGTTTGTTATTCAGGGAGATGTCGATCAGGGCCGTTGCGTGTGGGCGCTCGGGCTGCCGCTCTGGCGGCTGCATGAGCGGGTCGGCCTTCTCCTGATCCGCCTGCCGGAGTTCTCGCCGGATCAGCAGGCGGCGATCCTGGCGGAAGCCAACACGTTTGCGGTCCAGCTCATTTTTGCGATGGCCAAAGCCAAGCTCTATCAGGAACTCGAGGGACGTTCCCGAACCGACGGGCTCACCGGGTTGTCCCGGCGAGGCCCTTTTGAGGAACGCTTGAAGGAAGAAGTAGCCCGGGCCCAGTCTTTTCGAAGCACATTTTCAATTCTGATGATCGATATTGATCATTTTAAAAATCTCAATGACACGTATGGACATCAGGTCGGCGATGAGGTATTGCGGACCGTGGCGCAACGGATTCGGGAAGGGCTGTATGAAACGGACGTCATCGCCCGTTATGGCGGAGAAGAATTTGTTTGCTTGCTGCCCCGTTCGGATCCGGCAGGTTTGCGCATAAAAGCGGATCAGATCCGCCAGCGGGTAGGCGCTCAGTCCTACGTGATCGGATTGGAAGCCATTCAGGTGACGATCAGTATTGGGATCGCTCATTTCCCGCAGGACGGCGCGACGGCCCAGGCGGTGATGGCGGCCGCGGACCGGGCTCTGTATGCGGCCAAGGACGCAGGCCGGAATTGCGTCGTCGAAGCGGCCTCAGTGAGCTCCTGA